The proteins below come from a single Micropterus dolomieu isolate WLL.071019.BEF.003 ecotype Adirondacks linkage group LG05, ASM2129224v1, whole genome shotgun sequence genomic window:
- the si:dkey-183n20.15 gene encoding RING-HC_RNF170 domain-containing protein, whose product MHPHHSSQSRLDHLPSEGPVGPSHPRSPRSLVRAPDQSASTYMSFPKESTQSCPSTSRDWHCPVCLQTASFPVQTNCGHLFCAPCLIAYWRHGSWLDAISCPLCRQKVSVLCNLFNESRSDQSKEVLGEITDYNKRYSGTPRRVTDYLCDAPLLLQLLARGLGTMGGLVWLFFFRVALCCVGTVVSISSPPLAPVSSSGNPLEADSSLCGLLGVLDDLVVVILLLICVININQRMAPESREHSTHATTPQGVIGSSL is encoded by the exons ATGCACCCCCACCACAGCTCTCAGTCCAG ACTGGACCATCTCCCCTCTGAAGGTCCAGTGGGTCCTAGTCACCCCAGGTCACCCAGATCTCTGGTGCGCGCGCCTGATCAGTCAGCATCAACATATATGAGCTTCCCCAAG GAATCTACACAGTCATGTCCATCCACAAGCCGAGACTGGCACTGTCCGGTCTGCCTGCAGACGGCCAGCTTCCCAGTCCAGACAAACTGTGGCCATTTGTTCTGCG CTCCCTGTCTGATCGCCTACTGGAGACATGGGTCCTGGTTGGATGCAATCAGCTGCCCTCTCTGCAGACAGAAG GTCAGTGTGTTGTGTAATCTATTTAACGAGAGTCGATCGGACCAGTCAAAGGAAGTTCTTGGGGAAATCACAGACTACAACAAACGCTATTCTGGAACCCCGCGAAGG GTAACGGATTACCTGTGTGACGCACCCCTCCTCCTGCAGTTACTGGCCCGAGGCCTGGGCACCATGGGAGGACTCGtgtggctgtttttcttcagagTGGCCCTGTGCTGCGTGGGGACTGTGGTGTCcatttcctcccctcctcttgcCCCTGTCTCCTCATCAGGAAACCCCTTGGAGGCAGACTCCTCCCTCTGTGGACTGCTGGGGGTCCTGGATGACCTCGTGGTGGTCATCCTGCTCCTTATCTGTGTCATCAACATTAACCAGCGAATGGCACCAGAGAGTAGAGAACACTCAACACATGCTACAACCCCACAAGGAGTAATTGGGAGTTCACTGTAG